Genomic DNA from Methanosarcina sp. MTP4:
GGTTTCAGGTTTCATGCTTGCAATCACGATGTCCAACGCCGGCGGCGCATGGGACAACGCAAAGAAGTATATTGAACTAGGAAACTACGGCGGAAAAGGTTCCGGTGCCCACATGGCAGGTGTCACCGGCGATACTGTGGGAGATCCTTTCAAGGACACGGCAGGTCCTGCAATCAACATCCTCATTAAGCTCATGACAATTGTGGCTGTTGTATTTGCACCCCTGTTTATCCTGTAATTTCCCCTTTTTTTCCCTTTTTTATTTTTTTTATTTTTTCAAGATTTGTCCTGATTGATGTTCTTTCCCTGGTGTTTGGATTTTTCTGCCTCTATTCTCCTTGTTCTGATTTTTTGATGCAATTCTTCTATCTCGGATTTTTCTCGATGGTATTCCCCGACACTCGGTTTTTTCTTGATTTCATTCCCCGATGTTCGGAGATTTCCCGATATCATTCGCTTAAATTCCGAGACCAATCAAAAAAATTATAGCCAAAATCTGCCCGAAGGCAAATTAATTCTATCAGATGGGTAGGGTAGTTGACAAAAAGGTAGAACTACAGGGTCCCGGGCATCCGATGAAAAATATTATTTCTGGGGGCAAGCGGTTAAAATTATCGTTTCGTGAGTTTTTGCTTGATCCTGAAAGTATCTGGGGTTGGGGGTCTGGATGTGGTGGGTCGGGGTTAACCCCTGATTTCCCTCGCTTTCTCTATATCTCCTGCTCTCGGGTGAGACGGCGCTTCTTTGTACAAAATAATTGGGTGTAATGAACCGGCTTCGGCTTTCTCCGAAGGTCCTTTTTTTAAGGGGCGTGCGGTCAGTTCACGCCCTTTACCTGGAGCAGCTGGAATTCTATTTCGTCCGGGACCGTGGCCAGGAAGACAAAGGCGTTATAGCCCAGTTTCTGGATTTCTTTGATTGCCATTGCCTGGGGTTCGGTCAGGTCTTTTGAGTCGCTTACGATGCAGAAAGATTTCCTGCTTCCCGTGTTAACCAGGAAGTTAAAGACTTCGGCATGGGTATTCAGGAAAGCGACCAGATTTTTCAGTTCTTCCCAGGTACTGCACATGTGGATGTTCTTGGAGCCCATGTTTTCCACGTACCAGTCCCGGCTCACGTAGGAATAGGAGGCGTACTGTTCGTTCAGTTCCTCGTAAGCTTTGAATATTTTGTTAATTTCCGTTCTCAGGTTTACCCATTTCCAGTTTTGTGTCTTGAAATAGCGGGCTGCCACGATTTCAAAGATTTCCTGCTTGTCTTCGCATTCGAGTTTCATTTTCTTCACACCTGAAATGTTTCATTTTGTCCATGTTTGAATTTCAGAGATCCTGTTTGAAGGTCGTGTTTGAATTTCAGAGATCCTGTTTGAAGGTCGTGTTTGGATGTCAGATGTCCTGTTTGAAGGCCGTGTTTGAATGTCAAAGGTCCTGTTTGAACGTATTATGTTTTGTCCCGTTTTTCCGGTATGGGGGAAGTTCCTGCCGGGGGCTGTGTCGATTAAAACCTTTTCGGATTCTCTGTGGAACTTTTTTGGAATATTTTCGGAACTTTTCCGGAATATGTGCGGATTTTTTTCCGGAATTCTCTGTTGATTATGTCAGTAAATATCTCCTGCTTTTTGGCTCAGAACTCGTCGTCCTGGGCGTAGCTCCTGTTAAAGCGAAGCGCCAGTTCCGCCCTTTCGAGCTCTCGTCCCAGATAGGCTGCGTGGTCGAGGCGGGAGATCAGTTCGAGCTCGAGCAGGGTGTCCATGACTTCTCTTGCGCTTTCTCCTGCCACTGAGGTTTTTTCATGTTCAGCCACGATAAGCCCGCCGTTTCCGCGAACCCTGTCTGGCATGATCCAGATTCGGATGGGGCCTGCAGGGTCCAAGCGCCAGTTTTTCGAAGCCTTTGCCTTAACTGCATTTTCGGGCAGGAAGCCGTCCGGACGCCTGCGTTTTTCTTTGATCCGGAGGAGGTCGAGCCCCAGATCCTTGGGGGAGCTTTCCCTTGTTTTTGCAAGTTGCATCATTTCGGAAGCCCTTTTCAGCTCTTCTATGGAACCCTGGGCTTTGTCACTGAATTCTGGGGTAAAGAGGATACTTGCCCCTACTTCGGCTCCGATCCCGCAGAGGGCGGCGTTGACGCCTATGGTGTCCACGTCCATTAGCTCTGTTACGTTTCCCACTCCGAAGAATACGGGGATTTCCGGATAGTCTCTGTGGAATTCCCTGTAGCGGACAATTGACTCCGTGATGTTGTGCCCTATTGGGTCAAGGACAGGGTCTGCAATTATTTTTTCAATTCCGAGCCTGCGGGCTGCTTTGATGTTCCGGACAAGGCTTTCCAGGCTCTCTCCTTCATCCGGAATTACCACTGCAGATGCTCCGGCTTTTGCCACAGTGGGCCCTGCGCTGTCCATGTTCGTCCCGTTCAGGCTCAGGACCAGGTCAGCCCCGGCTTCGATTCCTTCTTTGATAAGTACGGGGTCGAGGGTGTCGACGCTAATTGGGACTCCTGTCCGGGCTTTTGCCAGGGCGACCGTCCTGCCTACCTGCCCGGGCTCGGTGTTCAGGGAAGCTCCAAGGTCGATGATGTCCGCACCCCGGGCGATAAAAGCTTCGATTCTCCTCTCAAGGGTTCCGGGGTCAAGCTCGGCAGCTCCTACAATTTCTCCCATAACCTTCATGCGAGCTCCACCTCCGAGTTTTACTTCCCTAAGGGCCAGAAGGGGGTGGGCATTTTCTTCGGCTTCCTTTACGAGCTTCAGGGCCATTTCCCTCCGCACGTCTGCAAGGAGTTCACAGGCAGGAATGGTTTTAGAAAACTCCACTTTCCCGGCAAAGGGGAGCACGAAACCCAGGTCATAGGCGTGCTTTGGGCCGAGCCGGATTTTGCATCCGAGTTCTTCCGAAACTTTTGAAAAGTCTCCTGCAACCAGTCCCGGTACCAGGATCAGCTCGATTTTTTTTGAAAAATTCGCTTCCTGAAAGGCTTTTAATAGTTTTTTAGGAGTGATGAAGGCGGCGATATCTATGTCAACAACAAGGATGTCGGCTTTTTTCCCGACCGCTTTCCTCACGGTATTTTCTGCAAGCCTCCCGGTTGCAATTAAAGTATCCATGTTTTTTACATAGAACCGCTAATTAAAAAGAGTATCTATTCAGGAAAAACCCGTACTCCTGCTTGCAGCTGCTTCCTCTGCTCGAAAGAGTTTTCCCGGCTCTTTTGCGTTTTACTCTTGCATTGTCGCAGGGATTGGGCCCTCCCGGACCCGAAGCAGAGTTTCCGGGCTTTTGCCTGAACCTGTTTTAGTTTATGAAGTCAATGATCGAATTGTCGTTCTTTTTCCTTATTTCACCCATTTCTCCCCCTCTGGAGTCCTGGTTCACTCTTCCTAACCTTTTTGCCCGGAAGGCTTCGGCTTCGCTCTGGGGTTCCAGGATGCCGGCACCTGCCTGTGGACCGAGGATCTGGGCTGACTGGACGCCGGTCATGATTGCCATAACACGGACCTTGCCCTCGTAATCGTCCCTGATTCTTGCGCCCCAGATGACATTGGCGTTGGATGAAAGTTCGTAGGTGAGCATGGAGGCGATTTCTTCTGCTTCCTTCAGGCTCAGGTCCGGCCCTCCGGTCACATGCACCAGGCTCCCGCTTGCACCCTTGTAATCGACGTCAAGCAGAGGGTGGTTCAGGGCAGTCCGCACTACTTCCGTGCTCTTGTCCTGGCTCTTGGACTCGCCCACGAGCATTACGGCAACCCCGCCGCAGCTCATGATGGTCCTGATGTCGGCGTAGTCAAGGTTTATCAGGGAAGGCACGGTGATAGTTTCGGTTATGCCTTTTACGGTTTCGGAAATGAGCTGGTCCATGACTGAGAAGGCCTGGTCGATTGGCAGGTTGGGCACGTAGTTGAGCAGCCTGTTGTTGTCCAGGACGATCACAGTGTCCGCTGCCCGGCGGAATTCTTCAAGTCCTTCCTCTGCTTTGACAGTGCGGGCTCTCTCAACCCTGAAGGGGCTGGAGACCATGCCTACTACGATGGCTCCCTGCTCTTTTGCGACTTCTGCGACTACAGGGGCAACACCGGTCCCGGTACCTCCCCCGAGGCCTGCGGTAACGAATACAAGGTCAGCGTCTTTTAATACTTCTTCAAGAGTGCCTCTTGCAAGTTCGGCGGCTTTCTTCCCGGTTTCGGGGTACCCGCCGGCTCCCAGACCCCTTGTGAGGGTTTTTCCCACCAGGATCTTCTTGTCAGCCCTCACGTTGTCCAGATGCTGCTTGTCAGTGTTGATGCAGACGGTTTCCGCACCTTCAATCCCGATATTGTAGAGTCGGTTTATGGTGTTGTTCCCGGCACCCCCGCAGCCTATGATCATGATCCTCGGCTGGCCGAATTCTTCAAAATCTTCATCTGATGCCGCTTTTTTCCGGAATTCCTTCTCTTTTTCAGTATATTTCATTGCTTCCTGTACTATAGATTGCAATTCATCCCCTCGGCTGGATATTTTTTAATAATTGTGTTCCT
This window encodes:
- the ftsZ gene encoding cell division protein FtsZ; the protein is MQSIVQEAMKYTEKEKEFRKKAASDEDFEEFGQPRIMIIGCGGAGNNTINRLYNIGIEGAETVCINTDKQHLDNVRADKKILVGKTLTRGLGAGGYPETGKKAAELARGTLEEVLKDADLVFVTAGLGGGTGTGVAPVVAEVAKEQGAIVVGMVSSPFRVERARTVKAEEGLEEFRRAADTVIVLDNNRLLNYVPNLPIDQAFSVMDQLISETVKGITETITVPSLINLDYADIRTIMSCGGVAVMLVGESKSQDKSTEVVRTALNHPLLDVDYKGASGSLVHVTGGPDLSLKEAEEIASMLTYELSSNANVIWGARIRDDYEGKVRVMAIMTGVQSAQILGPQAGAGILEPQSEAEAFRAKRLGRVNQDSRGGEMGEIRKKNDNSIIDFIN
- a CDS encoding dihydropteroate synthase-like protein, producing the protein MDTLIATGRLAENTVRKAVGKKADILVVDIDIAAFITPKKLLKAFQEANFSKKIELILVPGLVAGDFSKVSEELGCKIRLGPKHAYDLGFVLPFAGKVEFSKTIPACELLADVRREMALKLVKEAEENAHPLLALREVKLGGGARMKVMGEIVGAAELDPGTLERRIEAFIARGADIIDLGASLNTEPGQVGRTVALAKARTGVPISVDTLDPVLIKEGIEAGADLVLSLNGTNMDSAGPTVAKAGASAVVIPDEGESLESLVRNIKAARRLGIEKIIADPVLDPIGHNITESIVRYREFHRDYPEIPVFFGVGNVTELMDVDTIGVNAALCGIGAEVGASILFTPEFSDKAQGSIEELKRASEMMQLAKTRESSPKDLGLDLLRIKEKRRRPDGFLPENAVKAKASKNWRLDPAGPIRIWIMPDRVRGNGGLIVAEHEKTSVAGESAREVMDTLLELELISRLDHAAYLGRELERAELALRFNRSYAQDDEF